TTTAATCACGCTAGAGGACAGAGAGTCAATTAGGTTGAGGATATTGTTTTGTTGTCGGCTCCTTTCATTACATCTGCTTTATTTCACCCGGGCACAGAAGCTGAGGATGCCAAGTGGGGACTTCAAGGAGGACAGGCTTACAACATCAGCACAATCCACCCCAAGTGGAACCCCATCCGTTACCCCCTCCGTCACTCCCAGTGTCACCCCCTGTGTTACACCCCAGTCATCACCAGCTCTTGGTCGCAGGTGGGCATCATAATGCTGAATGTTAAGCTTGTTCTTGTAATTGGTTTTTAAGACATATCCAAAATATTACTTTCAACTGGGTGCAACTAGAACAAGTAAGCATTGCATTCCTTGTGTGGCCCAGATTACTTGGTCTATCCTTCTATGTTTATGTTCATGATTTGTTCTTGTCTGGGGGGTGTACAGGGCCTGGTACCCGCTGAGTCCTTCACCTTTTCTTGCTGTACCAGAGCTCAACAATCCCAACTCCAGCACAGGTATGGGAGGAAatgagggaggaggggagaaATGGAACTTTTTTGGAACTCGATCTGTTGTACAGAAGTCCCCCACTGACCCAGGCTCTGACACCAGCACAGGTACTGCATCTGCATCTTAACTCTGCTGCATTATCAACAGGACACAGTAGATTATAAAGATTTTCAAATGCGTAAAATGAACTTTGTTCCATAATAATTGTGATACTTTCGAACACTAGTTGACACTACAGTCGAGTGGAGTTACCTTAAACAaggcaggtaaaaaaaaaaaaagaacgattGTGATACCACATGAGGATTGAAAGTCATCCATCCATAGGAGCAAGAGACTAAACATATGAAACTTCCTTTGACCATCTGTCTGTttagatttgaatttatgaCATTTACCATTTCCTCCTGTCACCTGCAGGCTTCTCACTGCAGTCCTACTTTGGTATACAGAAGTCTTCCACCATGGATGGCAGCAACACCCAAGTCAACTTTAAAACCGAGGACCCCGCCAACTTCAACGTCCCCAGGATTGAATCCCTTGGCACTGAGGCTAAGAGGGCACCCCCAAAGCCACACAAACTGAAACCACGGGATATGAACATTTTAACACCTTCCAGCTTCTGAAGCACAATATttaggtttttttatttattgctctGGTCCGTCAAATTTCTCAATTGTTTTCTGGCCTTCTTGTGTGCTCTTCATCTCCATGGAAATCACTGAAGTTGGAAATATTGACCACCACCTTGGTATGAGCTCACTCTGACCCGACCTAGTGGATATACATAGACATCTGCCAGTTTCTGTTAATGTTCATCATTCTCTGCATATATATTCAGTCAttgttgcaaataaaaaaatatattaaataatttaagttGCTATTCCTGAATAGTGCACTGTTAGGTTAATAATATTCTGCCATGTAAGGGGTACATTTGGTACGAGACGGAACTTGTTAGAATATAGTGCCAGTCCCttcctttctttattttcttcaggGTTGGTTTATTCTCGATAGAGTTTATCCAGCCATTCCAATTCCTCATGTTCCTTTGTCACATTTCTATTacaaatttctttttattcctaACAATCTCACAGATCTATAGTTGTGTCCTGTTTTTACTGATGGCATGCTATGTACTATGGCTGATATTATGACTGAACTTATTATATTTGCTTTCTTCCCATCCAAGCTCAGCTTTTTATTATCTTGTGTTCAAGATCACCGTTTTTGACCAGGAGTGCTGCTTGTTTTGTAAGTAATATTTCTATTCAGGTTTTACAAGTTTGTTCATTTAAATAGTTTGTTGACTTAAGATCTTAGGGTTGATCACAATTTttagtatgtaaaaaaaaaaaatcaaggtatTGGTGTacatcatttaaaatttttcatgGAACATGATTTCTGCTGTTTCTTTGGAAAAGTTGATGAATTATACTAATCAAGTACTTGCACAAGGGAGCTCATTTCCCTCAtatctgtaaataaatatactaACAAGCAGTATTCTTTTATGGGTCACTTCTTCATGTAAGCATCTAAAAACGTAAGGCTGTAGACTCTGAACAAAGTTTTTATTAACTTAAACTCTGCATTTACCTGGGAAATAAGACCAGAAGTGCTGAGGAAATATCTGCATGTCCCCCAGATGATCTTAGCTTCTATGCAACTCATTCTGAACATCAGCAAAATCAAGGACCTAATGTTGGATTACGGAAAGACTCTTAGAAGACCCTCCCACAaactacccacacacacacttacaccccTCAGTGGAACCACAGTGGAGAGAGTCAGCAGCTTCACGTTCCTTGAGGACCTGACTTGGACTCACCACCAAGCCTCCATCAGAGCAAAATCCAAATAATATTTCTTCCTCTGCCACATTCAGATGCTCAGGGATCCACGTCAACTTCTACAGGTGAACCATAAAATATATTGACTGGTTGTGTCACCTTATGCATTATTTAGAGATAAATTCAGTTTTGAATTTTCTTTAGAATGTCACAGACATTTCATTATGTATTTGCATTCAGTTTTGATGATTAGACTTaactccgtggtgcactggtgtcgtgcctggagttccccccgcctcacgcccttagTCAACTGAGGTAGACTCCAGGTCCTTTACAGTGAATGAAGCGCTAAGAAGATGATTAGGCTTAACTGCTTTTGAAGACATGAAATCCTAAATCgaaagcatttttttcattctttatgttGTCTTTGTACATTTTGTGCCATGCATCACAATAACGTATTTTTATATATAGTTTTAATTGCATCAAAAAATTTCTTATATTACCAAACTGAATTTTCCATGTCATCAAGTTAAATGTGACGTTAAGgtaattttatgttatttatccCTCAGTTGCAGTCTTTGGCCAGAAGGGAGAGCAATAGAGTCAATATGAAGTTGAGTTATGCTCAAAAGCTTGAATTTTTACAGTTTTCAGTTTGTGTTATGTAACTTGAATCCTTATCAAAGATtagaataaaatacaggtttGACTGTATTGAAAACAActgatgtgtgaaatgtgtATGCTGTAAATTTTccaaaattaaaac
The Antennarius striatus isolate MH-2024 chromosome 10, ASM4005453v1, whole genome shotgun sequence genome window above contains:
- the LOC137603102 gene encoding putative monooxygenase p33MONOX, whose amino-acid sequence is MASGRGGLPALESNPSSGIFSSFSSPIGIIRRNISYDDLMDAPMHSPPSDFSVNMFWKDPVIPKHKFRNTTEESESGGKMLSFESPVLGKPPVSAAKSKATSFMNSLMMKKVDDNLQRFENQTGLTDTRYSPHKGLSAEETRFHQLGDGMQPKLRMPSGDFKEDRLTTSAQSTPSGTPSVTPSVTPSVTPCVTPQSSPALGRRAWYPLSPSPFLAVPELNNPNSSTGMGGNEGGGEKWNFFGTRSVVQKSPTDPGSDTSTGFSLQSYFGIQKSSTMDGSNTQVNFKTEDPANFNVPRIESLGTEAKRAPPKPHKLKPRDMNILTPSSF